In Ostrea edulis chromosome 10, xbOstEdul1.1, whole genome shotgun sequence, one genomic interval encodes:
- the LOC125665517 gene encoding uncharacterized protein LOC125665517, with product MYTLRVAAYTFLFVNGFLNILPSDCSSGYSRSCRPNIPLSDALVMKDLNKKSVQTCDMKAQFVKISRVPNNINDHDFIHAVISKPRDVRKLKITFNGTIEGVNVHGSQAILLSCLEYQDTVLIRSAENRSCCIHVVLKLKYLAGDLGSMWIDKGGEVKGVQIRLHGNGTHRSTVKVKRSNADMSAKLRRRDSSSDMTDISECGRTRSCFRYHPTDRECGHMRCAYFLSYSHKHILETEYEFDFELSGKTDGWLAVGFSSDKQMMGDALVCKKSNVEPDPTVQAYQIPMRHAHPTPKERFKSNLTTATRRNGYMYCRFRVQSGQDGILEMTNDWFQLYGRGPMAYDGDLGKHEEIPLMSNSKITLIKSVNKMDVYTSEGAALTSTHLCFLWTIVFSITKLFC from the exons ATGTATACATTACGTGTCGCCGCTTACACATTTCTTTTCGTTAATGGTTTTTTAAACATATTGCCTTCGGACTGCAGCAGTGGTTATTCCAGGAGTTGCCGACCGAATATTCCGCTTAGTGACGCACTCGTGATGAaagatttaaacaaaaaatctgTACAAACCTGTGACATGAAAGCTCAATTTGTGAAGATATCCAGAGTTCCAAATAACATAAACGACCATGACTTCATAC ACGCAGTTATCAGTAAGCCTAGGGATGTCAGGAAATTGAAGATAACTTTCAATGGTACGATTGAGGGCGTAAATGTCCAtggttcacaagctattttgcTGTCGTGTTTAGAATATCAGGACACGGTACTCATTCGTTCAGCAGAAAACAGGTCATGCTGTATTCATGTTGTACTGAAGTTGAAATATCTTGCTGGAGATCTTGGAAG CATGTGGATAGACAAAGGTGGAGAAGTGAAAGGAGTGCAGATAAGATTACATGGGAATG GAACACACCGCTCCACAGTCAAAGTGAAGAGAAGTAATGCGGACATGTCGGCGAAATTGAGAAGAAGGGATTCATCAAGCGACATGACAG ATATATCTGAGTGTGGGAGAACAAGAAGTTGCTTTAG ATACCATCCAACAGATAGAGAATGCGGTCATATGAGGTGTGCCTATTTTCTGAGCTATTCTCACAAACATATCTTGGAGACAGAATATGAATTTGATTTTGAGTTGAGTGGTAAAACTGATGGTTGGCTGGCTGTTGGATTTTCTTCAGATAAACAAATG ATGGGCGATGCACTGGTTTGCAAGAAAAGCAACGTTGAACCAGACCCTACAGTACAAGCATATCAAATCCCTATGAGACATGCTCATCCGACTCCTAAAGAACGATTCAAATCAAATCTTACAACAGCTACCAGACGGAACGGATATATGTACTGCAG ATTTCGAGTCCAGAGTGGACAGGACGGCATACTGGAAATGACCAATGACTGGTTTCAGTTATATGGACGTGGTCCAATGGCATATG ATGGCGACCTGGGTAAACACGAAGAGATTCCTCTAATGTCGAACTCTAAGATCACTCTAATCAAAAGCGTCAACAAAATGGATGTTTACACCAGCGAAGGAGCGGCATTGACGTCAACTCATCTTTGTTTTCTATGGACAATCGTATTTTcaataacaaaattattttgttaa